From Etheostoma spectabile isolate EspeVRDwgs_2016 chromosome 19, UIUC_Espe_1.0, whole genome shotgun sequence, the proteins below share one genomic window:
- the LOC116669384 gene encoding interferon-induced very large GTPase 1, translated as MSNAMTCFINAISSPGIERGYFLKWMRMNLDNVSREKLSGLREQYKEKCKDSENKEEIKDIDKQLSNSSLGTQTTETDQSRKQLQHLPKLCAELLLDGFPLELVDGDASNIPLRWVSDVLSKLNDLVSPKNKILVVTVLGVQSTGKSTLLNTMFGVQFAVSSGRCTRGAFMLLIRINENVRKVLNCEFMVIIDTEGLKSPELAQLDNSHEHDNELATLVVGLSDITIINIAMENSTEMKDILQIVVHAFLRMKEVGKRPKCQFVHQNVSDVSAHEKNLRDRKLLLQQLNEMTQAAAKMEKKEENKSFTDVMEYSPDTGNWYIPGLWNGNPPMAPVNAGYSEAVYELKKNIIQILGSCDSSANDILEFTEWMKSLWNAVKHENFIFSFRNSLVADAYMRLCTEFNKWEWEFRKEMYTWVTKSETRISNYGTVAVKSEVSDMKVLLTHLKSEACTMLSKWETKLLDNLTTSSKQRAMSI; from the coding sequence ATGTCAAATGCAATGACATGTTTCATCAACGCAATATCGAGCCCAGGGATAGAAAGGGGTTATTTCCTGAAATGGATGCGAATGAACCTTGATAACGTGTCCCGAGAAAAACTCTCTGGTCTCAGGGAGCAGtacaaagaaaaatgcaaagatTCTGAGAACAAAGAGGAAATcaaagacattgacaaacaACTGTCCAACAGCTCACTGGGGACACAGACCACAGAAACAGACCAATCACGTAAACAATTACAGCATCTGCCCAAACTTTGTGCAGAGTTGTTACTTGATGGATTTCCTCTAGAGCTTGTAGATGGAGATGCATCCAACATACCTCTCCGATGGGTGAGTGACGTTCTCTCTAAGCTGAATGACTTGGTGTCTCCTAAGAACAAGATACTGGTAGTCACAGTCCTTGGAGTTCAGAGCACAGGAAAGTCCACTCTCCTCAACACCATGTTTGGAGTGCAGTTTGCAGTCAGCAGTGGGCGATGCACTCGAGGTGCCTTCATGTTGCTCATCAGAATCAATGAAAATGTTAGAAAAGTGCTTAACTGTGAATTTATGGTGATCATTGACACGGAGGGCTTGAAGTCACCAGAGCTTGCACAACTGGACAATAGCCATGAGCACGACAATGAGCTTGCAACACTTGTTGTGGGGCTGAGTGATATCACCATCATCAATATTGCAATGGAGAATTCCACAGAAATGAAGGACATCTTACAAATAGTTGTGCATGCTTTCCTCAGGATGAAAGAGGTTGGCAAACGGCCCAAATGTCAGTTTGTTCACCAGAATGTGTCAGATGTTTCAGCCCATGAGAAGAACTTACGAGACAGGAAACTGCTCTTGCAACAGTTAAATGAGATGACCCAGGCAGCAGccaaaatggaaaagaaagaggagaacaAGAGCTTCACCGATGTGATGGAGTACAGTCCAGACACTGGGAACTGGTACATTCCTGGACTCTGGAATGGAAACCCGCCAATGGCACCAGTCAATGCAGGCTACAGTGAAGCTGTATATGAACTCAAGAAGAACATAATCCAAATTTTGGGAAGTTGTGATTCATCTGCTAATGATATCTTGGAGTTTACAGAGTGGATGAAAAGCCTGTGGAATGCAGTAAAGCATGAAAACTTCATCTTCAGCTTCAGAAACAGCCTGGTGGCTGATGCATACATGAGACTGTGCACAGAATTCAACAAATGGGAATGGGAATTCAGAAAAGAAATGTACACATGGGTGACAAAATCCGAAACAAGAATTTCTAACTACGGTACAGTTGCTGTGAAATCTGAGGTATCTGACATGAAAGTTCTTCTCACACACTTGAAAAGTGAAGCTTGCACAATGTTGTCTAAATGGGAGACAAAACTCCTTGACAATTTAACTACTTCAAGCAAACAGAGGGCCATGTCTATTTAG